The genomic segment CGACGAATCGGCTGATCTGCTGATCGGCATGGCTGGCAATGACCAGCTGATGGGTCAGGGCGGAGCTGATGTGCTGATCGGTGGAGATGGGAAAGACCATTTCATCTACACCGACGTGGAGGATTCACTTGCGGAAAACGGCGGAGGGGATCGGATCCTCGATTTCGGCAAGAAGGACAAGATCAAGCTGAGGGCCATGGCCGATGAGCTGCAGTTCATCGGCACTGACCCGTTCAGCGGTGCAGCCGGCAACATACGTTTCAAGAACAACACCCTGTCTGTCGACATCGACGGCGACCAGTCGGCAGATTTCGCTGTGGAGTTGCCTGGGGTGAAGAGCCTGAAGGGCTCGAATCTGATCCTCTGACGCCCGCCTTCACACATGCCCCTGCTGCCGCGCCGGTTTGAGCGGCTCAAATCCGTGCTCAATCGCCGCATGGCGGATCTCACGGTGCTGCTCGAGCACGTGGAAAAACCCCACAATCTCTCGGCGATCCTGCGCAGCTGTGACGCAGTGGGGGCACTGGAAGCCCACGCCGTGAGTCTGGACGGACGTCCGCGCACCTTCAACAGCACCGCTCAGGGCAGCCAGAAATGGGTGGCCTTGCGGGACCATCCCAACATCACCTCCGCCATTGAGCACCTCAAGGAGAAAGGCTTTCGGCTGTACGGCACCCACCTCGGTGTGAATGCAAAGGACTATCGCGAATGCGATTTCACAGGGCCAACGGCCTTCGTGCTCGGCGCCGAGAAATGGGGCCTGACGGATCGGGCCCGCGATCTGATGGATGAAGCCCTGTTCATCCCCATGCGCGGCATGGTGCAGTCCCTGAATGTGTCCGTGGCCAGCGCCACGCTCTTGTTCGAGGCCCTGCGCCAACGGCAGCAGAACGGAACAGCCCCCAGTGCTGGGGAGGGCCTGACGCCGAATCGCTATGCAGAACTCCTGTTCGAATGGTCCTACCCGGAGGTGGCGGACTGGTGTCGCCGGGAGAATCGCCCCTACCCGAAGCTGAACGCGAAGGGCGAACTGATGGAGGACCTACCCCGCAACGTAAAGCTGCGCTGCTGATCCAAAGGAACGTCTTGTATCCTACGGAACACTGAGCCATAACTGTATTCACCCATCGAGGTTGCAATGGATCAACAGCCACTGCATCAGTTCGCTGTCACCTATCACTGCGGCAATGAATGGGGGGAAGAGATGCTTGAATCCAGGGATCTCGGCGACGCCGTGGAGGCAGCCCATGCCCTTTTCCCCTCCTCCTGCAGGATTTCCATCCGCGAGGTGAAGCAGCCGACCAACTGAATCAGAACAGCCTGGGATCCCCCTCAGAAGTGGATCAACACGCTGTCACTCTCCCGCGATCTGGGTCTGGGCGCGAGCTCACGTCCGGCCTGGGGGAGATTGATGGCCGCCACCAGAATCAGCATCTCCAGCAGCAGGCTGTGGCCAAACAACAGCACCACGAGAGCCGCTGTGATCGCAAGCAGTTTCTCGAGCAAACCGATGACGTCGTCGGAATTATCCCGGCCTTTCAACCACAGGCCCACGGCCACACCGATCAAGACGACGCTGATCCACCAGGGCATGGACCCAAGTGCAGGGATTCCGTCAGTCTGACGCGGGTCGGCCTTCGCCGCCGCTCACCCAGGCTTCGATCCCTTCGCCAAGAAACGATAGGCCCAACACCAGGATGAACATGGCCAGTCCTGGGTAGAGGGCTGTCCACCAGACGCCGGTCGGCACCGCCGCCAGCGCGAGGTTGAGATCACCACCCCATTCAGGCACCGTCTCCGGTAATCCCAGTCCAAGAAAGCCCAGTCCCCCCAGCACCAGAACGGCATCGGCGGCATTGAGAGTGAGCAGCACGGGCACCGAGGTGATCACATTGCGGAAGAGATAGCGCCGCAGAATCCACAAAGGACCTGCCCCGAGCGACTGAGCAGCCTCCACAAACAACTCACTTTTCACCTGCGCGGTCTGGTTGCGCACCACCCGGAAGTACTGCGGGACGTACACCACACACAGCGCTGCAGCGGCATTGGGGATCCCTTTTCCCAGCAGGAACGCCAGCACCACGGAGAGCAACAGCACGGGCAGGGTGTAGAGAGTGTCCATCAGCAGCACCAGCAAACGGTCGACGGCGCCACCGAGGTAGCCACTCACCATGCCGAGAGGCACCCCGATCAGAAGAGCCAGACCGACCGCCAGCAGCACCACCTGAAGCGCGACACCGCTGCCGGCCATGGTGCGCACGCAGACATCACGGCCCAGGCGATCCGTGCCGCACCAATGACTGAGATTGGGAGCCTCATAGATCGGGTTGCTCAATCCCGCATTGGCATCGGGCAGCAGGCCCAGGGCCATCAACAGCGGGGTGATCAGAGCAACAGCGGCGTAAATGGCCACAATCACCAGCCCCCACCGGGCCATGCGGGTGGACAGGCTGGGGGTTGTCGCCAAGGGCTCCTTGTGAATCTCTGCATTGTCCCCTGACCATGATGAAAATGTCGCCATGGAGTCATCACCGTCCTGGCGCGACCAGCTGCTCGGCAGCCTGCAGGGTCAGCTCCAGCTGGCCACCTACCTGGCGGTGTTTGTGGGTTTCACCGGAGCCTCATCGGTGGGGCTGTGGACCGGCCAGCGCAACCTGATTCAGAACAACGCCTCGGAACTGCGGCGCAGCGCGGCATCGATTCAGGCCTGCATCAGCAAGGGAGGCACCGGCAGGGACTTCGTTCAGCAGGAGCTGCTGCTGCACTCGAGCATGCGCACCAGCCTCTGGGTGGAAAACCCCGATGGATCGCTGGTGCTGCCGCAGAGCGATCACCTGGAGATTTCAGACAGGGCGATTCGGGCAGCGATGGGAGAAAACCCAGAGCGCATCACCGGACGGCAGGAATTGATCCGGCTGGGTGATCAGCTCTATCTGACGGAACTTGTCGAGCGCTACCCCTCCGGAGCCAGGCTCTGGATCAGCCAGGAGGTGAGCACCAACCAACAGGCCCTCAGCGATTACCTGGCGCTGATGATCCTGATCTGGAGCGGTTGTCTGGTGGTCACGCTGCTGGCCGTGAGCTGGCTGGTGCGGCGGATCGTGCAGCCGCTAGAGCAGCTGAATGCAGCCACCGATCAGGTCACCGCGGAAACCCTGGCCTCCGCCCGCCTGCCCCTGGAGCGGGGTCCTGTGGAGGTGCTCAAGCTGGGGCGCACCTACAACGCCCTGCTCGAACGTCTGTCGATGTCCTGGAGTCAACAGCGGCAGTTCGTCAGTGCCGTGAGCCATGAACTGCGCACTCCGCTCACGATCGTTCAGGGGTACCTCAACCGAACCGTCAAGCGGGGCGACAACCTCACCGAGGCCCAGGTGCGTGGTTTGCGCACAGCCGAGGAGGAGAGCATCCGGATGCGGCGGTTGATGGACGACCTCCTGGATCTCTCCCGTGGTGATTCCGGGCGACTCTCGATCCAGAACGAGCCCGTGCATCTCGCCGATCAACTGGAGCAGGTGGCCGATATGGCCCGCAGCACCCTCGAGCGGCCCCTGGAGCTCCAATTACCGACCGATCCCGATGAACGCGACTCCGTCGCCCAGGCCGACCCAGGTCGGTTGCGGCAGGTGTTGCTGGATCTGATCGAGAACGCCGACAAGTATTCGCCGGCCGATCGACCCATCAGGCTCGTGATGCATCTCGGCGAGGGAGTCCTCTGCATCGATGTGATCGACCAGGGCATCGGCATCCCGCAGGACGAACTGGAGATGGTGTTCGAACGCTTCCACCGCGCCAGCAATGCCCCGGAACGATCCGGATCAGGCCTGGGACTGTCCGTGGTGAAGCTGCTGGTGGAAGGAATGGGCGGCACGATTGGTGTGTGTAGCCGCCTCGGCGAGGGCAGCTGTTTCACTGTGAGCCTGCCCCGATGATCAGTTATCTGGTTCTCTGCTCCCTGCTGATCCCGGTGAATCTGTGGGCAGCGATCACACCGCACCTGCACAGCGATGTGTCGATGCGGATCCTGCATGGAGCGTCAACGCTGCTGCTGCTGCCGTTGCTGTTCACGCTCTGGAACGACCGCCGCCAGCTGCAAGCCATCCCCACCATTTTGTTGGGGGTGTTCGCCGTTGTGATGGTGGTGGTCAACAGCTGGATCACCGCGATGGGCATGGGCGTGGAATTCGGCTGGCTGGATCACGTGCTGCTGGCCGCAGCGGAACTCAGCGTGGTGGCCTTTTTCCTGCTCGAGCCCCAAGCGATCCCAGCTCAATCAACAGCCGCTCAACCAACAGGCGCTCAACCAACAGCCGACGACCGCAGCAGCTGATCCGATCCCGGCAGCCGTTGCTGAAGCTCGAGCCTGAGCAGCGGCCGCTCGGAATCCTGTTCCAGATGCAGCGCCTCAACCTGGTCCAGCACCACACGGTTCTGGTAGGCACCCCGGCGGTTGGGCCGGCCCTGCAGATCAAACGAGGGGCCACAGCGCACCAGCACCTGGCGTCTCCAGATCGCCGACGGCGGCGCCCCCAGGCTGTACACCACCGCTGGTGAGCCATCAGCTGAATGGATGGCGAGAAGTGGTTGCCGTGTGCCGAGAGAACATGGCCATTGCGGATTCAAGGGCGGCCTCAGCTGCCAGTGATCCGCCTGGGCCAGGTCTGCTTTGAGCAACTGCAGGGTGCGACGCTGCAGGCGCCGTTGCTGCCAGCGCTGCGCCAGGGCACCGCTCTGAAGGGCATGACCAGCCAGGAGCTGCAGTGCCAGGCTGCAGATCAAGGCTCCAAGCCCTGCTGCCAGAAGCAGTTCCACCAGCGTGAAGCCGGTATCAACCCGTTCAGGTCTCATCAGGGGGCCGGCAACGGGAGCTGCTGAGGGCCTGGCCTGACGCGGTGGCGTAGTGACCCGTTCGCGTGATCCCCAACGGCAGGCTGATCACCAGACAGACGCTGCGCTCCAGAGCTGGATGGGACAGCACCACCAAGCCGCCATCGAGCACCAGACCATTGCTGCTGAAACGCACCAGCTCCGGCAGGTTGCTGCGCAGCTGCACCGGGCTCTCTGCGGTTTCACTGAGACGTGTCACCCCGGCTCGGCAAACCGGCAGTGAGCCATGGCGAGGCGGATGCCAACCATCGGGACCCAGACTGAGGCCACAGGGCTCCGCCTGGCGCTCAGCCGCCAGGCGTCCGCGATCCAGCCCAACCCGCAGCAGACGCAGGGCCGCATCCAGCTCCAGCTGTTCACGCTGAGGGCCCGGCGGAATCAAGGCCACACTCGCCAATACGCCAAGGAGCACGACAATCACGAGCAGTTCCACGAGGGTGAAACCGCGGGTCATGGCTCCCCCTGCTCACAGAGCCCGAGGCCGGCTGGAGTGACGTACAGACGTCGCTTCAACCGCGGCTGACCGCCGGGTTGCCTCAGGGTCAGCTGCAGCCAGACACCATCGCCAGCGGCATCAATGCTCAGCTCTGTGATCAGATCAGACGCATCAGCCTGAAGGGGCTCAAGCCGCTCCCTCAAGCGCGCAGCGTTGAAGCGGCAGGCATTCCCTGCAGCAAGGAGACGATCGCCGGGACCTCGGCTCAAGAGACGGCGCATGACCAGCAGATGTTCATCTGATCGATGCAGCATCTGCTGCAGAGTTTCGCCGCGACCGGCTGCTGCTGCAGCTCTGGACCAGCTTGAAACACTCACATGGCCACTGATGCCCAGCACCACGGCGGCCACGAGCACTTCGCTGAAGGTCATCAACCCTGCCCTCCCAGCCAGGCCCCACCGGGGGAAACCTTCAGCAGCACGGTGGCCTCACCGAAATCAGGGCTGCTCAGAACCAGCTGGCCATTGGTGCCGGTCGGTTGCCAATCCTTCAGGGTCCAGCGTTGGCCATCCACCTCACCCGAGAGCAGTTGCTGAGGATCTGCGCCACGGCAGTCATCAAGCTGGGACCAGTGGTCCGACGGCCAGGCCAGCAGGCACGCCTGCTCGGCGCGGCTGCGCTGGGCAAACTTCATTACTGCCGAGTGAATCGCATCGCTGCGCGAGGCGATCTGCCAGTGATGGCGACCCCGTTGCAGGCCATGCAATGCCAGGGTCTGCAACGAGAGGCTGCTGAGCAGCAGCAGCAAGGAGGTTGTCAGGGCCAGCGGCAGGGCAAAGCCCTGTTCAGCGTTTGTGGGCGGTGGCATCACCATGGCTTGAGTCACGAGGTAATGCTTCTGAGGGTTCCCCGCCCAAAGCGACTTAGTGTTGCCGTGTTGCCGCGAAGCCTTGCGAGACGAAGGGGCCCGCTTGCTGA from the Synechococcus sp. KORDI-100 genome contains:
- the trmH gene encoding tRNA (guanosine(18)-2'-O)-methyltransferase TrmH, with translation MPLLPRRFERLKSVLNRRMADLTVLLEHVEKPHNLSAILRSCDAVGALEAHAVSLDGRPRTFNSTAQGSQKWVALRDHPNITSAIEHLKEKGFRLYGTHLGVNAKDYRECDFTGPTAFVLGAEKWGLTDRARDLMDEALFIPMRGMVQSLNVSVASATLLFEALRQRQQNGTAPSAGEGLTPNRYAELLFEWSYPEVADWCRRENRPYPKLNAKGELMEDLPRNVKLRC
- a CDS encoding cell wall metabolism sensor histidine kinase WalK; this translates as MESSPSWRDQLLGSLQGQLQLATYLAVFVGFTGASSVGLWTGQRNLIQNNASELRRSAASIQACISKGGTGRDFVQQELLLHSSMRTSLWVENPDGSLVLPQSDHLEISDRAIRAAMGENPERITGRQELIRLGDQLYLTELVERYPSGARLWISQEVSTNQQALSDYLALMILIWSGCLVVTLLAVSWLVRRIVQPLEQLNAATDQVTAETLASARLPLERGPVEVLKLGRTYNALLERLSMSWSQQRQFVSAVSHELRTPLTIVQGYLNRTVKRGDNLTEAQVRGLRTAEEESIRMRRLMDDLLDLSRGDSGRLSIQNEPVHLADQLEQVADMARSTLERPLELQLPTDPDERDSVAQADPGRLRQVLLDLIENADKYSPADRPIRLVMHLGEGVLCIDVIDQGIGIPQDELEMVFERFHRASNAPERSGSGLGLSVVKLLVEGMGGTIGVCSRLGEGSCFTVSLPR
- a CDS encoding prepilin-type N-terminal cleavage/methylation domain-containing protein, which gives rise to MTRGFTLVELLVIVVLLGVLASVALIPPGPQREQLELDAALRLLRVGLDRGRLAAERQAEPCGLSLGPDGWHPPRHGSLPVCRAGVTRLSETAESPVQLRSNLPELVRFSSNGLVLDGGLVVLSHPALERSVCLVISLPLGITRTGHYATASGQALSSSRCRPPDET
- a CDS encoding ABC transporter permease; this translates as MARWGLVIVAIYAAVALITPLLMALGLLPDANAGLSNPIYEAPNLSHWCGTDRLGRDVCVRTMAGSGVALQVVLLAVGLALLIGVPLGMVSGYLGGAVDRLLVLLMDTLYTLPVLLLSVVLAFLLGKGIPNAAAALCVVYVPQYFRVVRNQTAQVKSELFVEAAQSLGAGPLWILRRYLFRNVITSVPVLLTLNAADAVLVLGGLGFLGLGLPETVPEWGGDLNLALAAVPTGVWWTALYPGLAMFILVLGLSFLGEGIEAWVSGGEGRPASD